A stretch of the Sulfurimonas sp. HSL3-1 genome encodes the following:
- a CDS encoding TIGR00282 family metallophosphoesterase, whose protein sequence is MKKLTVAMIGDVVGRPGRSMIKQHLPRLKKEHGIDFVVANYENASHGFGLTAKNADELLAAGVDVMTGGNHSFDKKEIIPLFEKLPLLRPHNYPEAMPGKGTGMYEVNGVKVGVLNVMGYYAMPMVDNPFICAQKSVEALRREGAEVILVDMHAEATSEKRALLMMLRGHVSAIIGTHTHVATDDLQIDGGTGYVTDLGLSGCRDNVIGMDPKIPLQRFLTGLPGHFNVPEKCKKILQTAVFELDEKGRCVSAKKIKTFDDGREIITDAWEV, encoded by the coding sequence ATGAAAAAACTCACAGTAGCAATGATCGGTGACGTTGTCGGGCGGCCGGGACGGTCGATGATCAAGCAGCACCTGCCGCGGCTCAAAAAGGAGCACGGCATCGACTTCGTCGTGGCCAACTACGAGAACGCCAGCCACGGCTTCGGGCTGACGGCCAAGAACGCCGACGAGCTTCTTGCAGCCGGTGTGGACGTTATGACCGGGGGCAACCACAGCTTCGACAAGAAAGAGATCATCCCCCTTTTTGAAAAGCTGCCGCTGTTGCGTCCGCACAACTACCCCGAGGCGATGCCGGGCAAAGGCACAGGCATGTACGAGGTGAACGGCGTCAAAGTCGGGGTACTCAATGTCATGGGCTACTACGCCATGCCGATGGTCGACAACCCCTTCATCTGCGCGCAGAAGAGCGTCGAGGCGCTGCGGCGCGAGGGGGCCGAGGTCATCCTCGTCGACATGCACGCCGAGGCGACGAGCGAGAAAAGGGCGCTGCTGATGATGCTGCGGGGCCACGTCAGCGCCATCATCGGTACCCATACCCACGTGGCGACGGACGACCTGCAGATTGACGGCGGCACGGGCTACGTCACGGACCTTGGCCTCAGCGGCTGCCGCGACAACGTTATCGGGATGGACCCCAAGATCCCGCTGCAGCGTTTCCTCACAGGCCTTCCCGGCCACTTTAACGTCCCGGAGAAGTGTAAAAAGATTTTGCAGACCGCCGTGTTCGAGCTGGACGAGAAGGGGCGCTGCGTAAGCGCCAAGAAGATCAAGACCTTCGACGACGGGCGCGAGATCATCACCGATGCCTGGGAAGTCTAG
- a CDS encoding DUF3857 and transglutaminase domain-containing protein: MKIFVSALLLLMTSSLLGSGIETMMKTFKPTAQEIESGAAIIKREWHVVLDEKNRAHETIHYVIAVLNDEAAVDYSQFTFAHNAFYEQQQLDFAVAYTPDGKKKSVHKDAIQIKSSNRASSYDDTKLLQFSMPSVTAGSFIELQLSSEQLHSPLPGEWTGKSYFYRWHANGDMRKVRFDPIRENTVTVDTPEGASLYYKLHNATTAPEIRIEGGRTVYTWTKKDLPRIKAENGTAVSYNEIMPWLSLSTLAKWHRVSDVMYGEYAKASEPSDAIRERALQVTEKAASDEAKIKALYYYMDKNIKYIFAHLGRGGLVPHRSGEIMNQMYGDCKDQATLLVSMLKAVGIEAYPALVNAAEEIVTPDRLPNLQLFNHVIVYVPKYEMWIDTTGTHFTFPGIAWSLGNKVAFVLNGSGGRFRTIPERFNTSDARIAVDFSDDGSYYGGKIRMDLSGAASQFYKSVIAFSQDPEETLLQQFKSLFGAAAVVSNLKYEGAEDPKKEVSFSFEVKGVEQIPDDKREYAALFYGFIRLLALRDVPQEQQRTYGLDLGARSTLQMRMHCKPGSKAFNEWRFVKLPSSYKGKFFEYGFAHKASDDGMVIEERFAVNQRKIYPEAYADFYQQSLTLHQGMLWYLRYTKDERKAAEAQMKAKLDENSTLDSMHALAEHYLDSAEYDKAKALLESAVAKGTAQGRTYYLYGLVLGYSSEFESSSEAFKKAKALGYQPE, translated from the coding sequence ATGAAAATATTTGTTTCGGCGCTTCTTCTACTTATGACGTCCTCGCTTTTGGGCAGCGGGATCGAAACGATGATGAAAACGTTCAAACCGACGGCACAGGAGATCGAGTCGGGGGCCGCCATTATCAAGAGAGAGTGGCATGTCGTGCTCGATGAAAAGAACCGTGCCCATGAGACAATTCACTATGTGATCGCCGTTTTGAATGACGAAGCCGCCGTTGACTACAGCCAGTTCACTTTCGCGCACAACGCTTTTTACGAGCAGCAGCAGCTCGATTTTGCCGTGGCCTATACGCCTGATGGCAAAAAGAAGAGCGTGCACAAAGATGCCATCCAGATCAAGAGTTCGAACAGAGCCAGTTCGTATGACGATACGAAACTGCTGCAGTTCTCGATGCCTTCTGTCACTGCCGGATCGTTTATCGAGCTGCAGCTGAGTTCGGAACAGCTCCATTCGCCACTGCCCGGGGAGTGGACCGGCAAAAGTTATTTCTACCGCTGGCATGCGAACGGCGATATGCGCAAAGTGCGTTTTGACCCGATACGGGAAAACACCGTCACGGTCGATACCCCGGAGGGGGCAAGCCTCTACTACAAGCTGCACAATGCCACAACCGCGCCGGAGATCCGGATAGAGGGCGGCCGGACCGTCTACACGTGGACAAAAAAAGATCTGCCCCGGATCAAGGCGGAAAACGGGACGGCCGTCTCCTATAATGAGATCATGCCCTGGCTGAGCCTGTCTACCCTTGCAAAATGGCACCGGGTTTCGGACGTGATGTACGGCGAGTATGCCAAGGCCTCGGAACCCTCCGACGCGATCCGAGAACGCGCGCTGCAAGTGACGGAAAAGGCCGCCTCGGACGAAGCGAAGATCAAAGCGCTCTACTACTACATGGACAAAAACATCAAATACATTTTTGCCCACCTGGGACGCGGGGGGTTGGTCCCGCACCGTTCCGGGGAGATCATGAACCAGATGTACGGGGACTGCAAAGACCAGGCGACCCTGCTGGTCTCGATGCTGAAGGCCGTGGGTATCGAAGCCTACCCGGCACTGGTCAATGCGGCGGAAGAGATCGTCACCCCCGATCGTCTGCCGAACCTTCAACTGTTCAACCATGTCATCGTCTACGTCCCGAAGTATGAGATGTGGATCGATACGACCGGCACGCATTTCACCTTTCCCGGCATCGCCTGGAGCCTCGGCAATAAAGTGGCCTTTGTCCTCAACGGCAGCGGCGGCCGGTTCAGAACGATTCCCGAACGTTTCAATACCTCCGATGCCAGGATCGCCGTCGATTTCAGTGACGACGGCAGCTATTACGGCGGGAAAATCCGTATGGATCTGTCCGGGGCGGCCAGTCAGTTCTATAAATCCGTGATCGCCTTCTCGCAAGATCCGGAAGAGACCCTGCTGCAGCAGTTCAAGAGTCTGTTCGGCGCGGCTGCCGTGGTCAGCAACCTGAAGTACGAGGGTGCGGAAGACCCGAAAAAAGAGGTGTCGTTCTCCTTTGAGGTCAAAGGGGTGGAGCAGATCCCGGACGACAAAAGAGAGTATGCTGCGCTTTTTTACGGGTTTATCCGCCTGTTGGCGCTGCGCGATGTCCCGCAAGAGCAGCAGCGCACCTACGGGCTGGATTTGGGCGCGCGTTCGACTCTGCAGATGCGTATGCACTGCAAGCCCGGCAGCAAGGCGTTCAACGAGTGGCGCTTTGTCAAGCTGCCGTCGTCGTACAAAGGCAAATTCTTCGAGTATGGGTTTGCGCACAAAGCCTCGGATGACGGGATGGTCATCGAGGAGCGTTTTGCCGTCAATCAGCGAAAGATCTACCCCGAGGCGTATGCCGACTTCTATCAGCAGTCGCTGACACTGCACCAGGGGATGCTGTGGTATCTGCGCTATACCAAGGACGAGCGCAAAGCGGCCGAAGCGCAGATGAAGGCGAAACTGGATGAGAACAGCACTCTCGATAGCATGCATGCCCTTGCCGAGCACTACCTTGACAGTGCCGAGTACGACAAAGCCAAAGCGCTGCTTGAAAGCGCGGTCGCGAAGGGCACCGCGCAGGGGAGGACCTACTACCTTTACGGGCTGGTACTGGGCTACAGTTCCGAATTCGAAAGCTCGTCCGAAGCGTTCAAGAAAGCCAAAGCGCTCGGGTATCAACCGGAATAG
- a CDS encoding iron-containing alcohol dehydrogenase has product MRDFTYHNPTKIEFGRDKEKAIGDHIAAAGVSKVLLTFGSDRIKKDGLFDTVVASLKANNIEYVELGGIVSNPLLSKVYEGVEAAKAEGVGAILSVGGGSVLDSSKAIAAGSLYDGDVWDFFIGKSVIEKALPVFDIITLAATGSEMNTYAVVTNEKTQQKFSIASPHVYPKVSVVNPELQKSVSKEYLVYSAADIIAHSIEGYFTASYHPDIIAKYIEANISTVMSTTETLLADPDDYDARGEFAWAATQALNGTTTLGVAGYSFPNHMIEHSLSALFNVAHGAGLSVIMPAWMKWYHKQNEAQFERFAKNLFGKSTAMEGIEALEQWFDKVGTPTKLSQFSIKESDIDAIVENAAANAKMFGLADTYTEDVLRTILKLAL; this is encoded by the coding sequence ATGAGAGATTTTACTTACCATAACCCCACCAAGATCGAATTCGGAAGAGACAAAGAAAAAGCCATCGGCGACCACATCGCCGCGGCGGGCGTCAGTAAGGTGCTCCTCACCTTCGGCAGTGACCGCATCAAAAAAGACGGCCTCTTCGACACCGTCGTCGCCAGCCTGAAAGCGAACAATATCGAGTACGTCGAACTGGGCGGCATCGTCAGCAACCCGCTGCTCTCGAAGGTGTACGAAGGGGTCGAGGCGGCCAAAGCCGAAGGCGTCGGGGCCATCCTCAGCGTCGGCGGCGGTTCCGTTTTGGACAGTTCCAAGGCCATCGCGGCGGGCAGCCTCTACGACGGTGACGTCTGGGACTTCTTTATCGGCAAAAGCGTCATCGAAAAAGCGCTGCCGGTCTTTGACATCATCACCCTCGCCGCGACGGGGAGCGAGATGAACACCTACGCCGTCGTCACCAACGAGAAAACGCAGCAGAAATTCTCCATCGCCTCGCCCCATGTCTACCCGAAAGTCTCCGTCGTCAACCCGGAGCTGCAGAAGTCCGTCTCCAAAGAGTACCTCGTCTACTCCGCCGCGGACATCATCGCCCACTCCATCGAGGGGTACTTTACCGCCTCGTATCACCCCGACATCATCGCCAAGTACATCGAGGCGAACATCTCCACCGTCATGAGCACGACGGAGACACTGCTGGCCGACCCGGACGACTACGACGCCCGCGGCGAGTTCGCCTGGGCGGCGACGCAGGCGCTCAACGGCACGACCACCCTCGGCGTCGCGGGCTACAGCTTCCCCAACCACATGATCGAGCACAGCCTCTCGGCGCTCTTCAACGTCGCCCACGGCGCCGGCCTCTCGGTCATCATGCCGGCATGGATGAAGTGGTACCATAAGCAGAACGAAGCCCAGTTCGAACGGTTTGCAAAGAATCTTTTCGGAAAATCAACTGCCATGGAGGGGATCGAAGCGCTGGAGCAGTGGTTCGACAAGGTCGGCACGCCGACAAAGCTGTCGCAGTTCTCGATCAAAGAGAGTGACATCGACGCCATCGTCGAAAACGCCGCGGCGAATGCCAAGATGTTCGGCCTGGCCGACACCTACACCGAGGACGTTCTCAGAACGATCCTCAAACTGGCGCTCTAA
- the soxZ gene encoding thiosulfate oxidation carrier complex protein SoxZ translates to MRIKAKLKGNVVSVKAMAKHDMWTYDIAEKKTGDRNNANFITHIDAKVGAATVLDASVSQFLSKNPIFKFAFKGDFKKGDELVMTWVDLKGNTKSSKAKIK, encoded by the coding sequence ATGAGAATCAAAGCAAAACTCAAAGGTAATGTTGTTTCTGTAAAAGCGATGGCGAAGCACGACATGTGGACATACGATATCGCTGAGAAGAAAACCGGCGACCGCAACAACGCGAACTTCATCACACACATCGACGCCAAAGTCGGCGCGGCGACTGTTCTTGACGCTTCTGTCAGCCAGTTCCTCTCCAAGAACCCGATCTTCAAGTTCGCGTTCAAAGGCGACTTCAAAAAGGGTGACGAACTCGTTATGACTTGGGTTGACCTCAAGGGCAACACCAAGAGTTCCAAAGCCAAAATCAAATAA
- a CDS encoding thiosulfate oxidation carrier protein SoxY gives MQRRTFLSMAAGACALAAVPASVLAEDFRKSKPTVWTAKTVDDALKAMYGTTATVAEGVTVVAPDVASNGGAVPVDVKSDIAAKSVMIVQNVNPESAVIVYDLNEYSIIDFSIKIKMKASGTITAVVQGNDGKLYSGSKTLDVALGGCEG, from the coding sequence ATGCAAAGAAGAACATTCCTCTCCATGGCTGCCGGCGCCTGTGCCCTCGCTGCCGTACCGGCAAGCGTCCTGGCGGAAGATTTCCGTAAATCCAAGCCGACAGTTTGGACAGCAAAAACTGTCGACGACGCCCTCAAAGCGATGTACGGCACAACAGCAACTGTCGCTGAAGGCGTTACAGTCGTCGCTCCGGACGTTGCAAGCAACGGTGGTGCGGTTCCGGTTGATGTCAAGTCTGACATCGCTGCAAAATCCGTTATGATCGTTCAGAACGTCAACCCGGAATCTGCGGTTATCGTTTACGACCTCAACGAGTACAGCATCATCGACTTCTCCATCAAGATCAAGATGAAAGCTTCCGGTACGATCACAGCAGTCGTACAGGGTAACGACGGCAAGCTCTACAGCGGCTCCAAAACACTCGACGTTGCACTCGGTGGTTGTGAGGGCTGA
- a CDS encoding DUF302 domain-containing protein: protein MIKGLMTSLFAVALTMLMSGCSTMHMGWTAVTGQHKLDDNAMEAYDNMFTKVVEYGDPARAMMQEWLVNADIPNDDVAETIKSLAEEYNMRVTGDIKMYTKDDAAPEEVKHARIFSLCSLPIAKVFLNHSRYYGGFMPCRIMLVEYGNGDRWLVSMDMTLAIHGGYELPEDMLKMALSVKKAMDEIPARAAIGDF from the coding sequence ATGATAAAAGGTCTGATGACTTCACTGTTCGCGGTTGCCCTCACAATGCTGATGAGCGGCTGTTCTACGATGCACATGGGCTGGACTGCCGTCACGGGTCAGCACAAGCTTGACGACAACGCCATGGAAGCCTATGACAACATGTTCACGAAGGTTGTCGAGTACGGCGACCCTGCACGTGCCATGATGCAGGAGTGGCTGGTCAACGCCGACATTCCGAATGACGACGTCGCAGAGACGATCAAGTCCCTCGCGGAAGAGTACAACATGCGCGTTACCGGCGACATCAAAATGTACACCAAAGACGACGCGGCACCCGAAGAGGTCAAGCACGCGCGCATCTTCTCCCTGTGCAGCCTGCCGATCGCGAAGGTCTTCCTCAACCATTCACGCTACTACGGCGGGTTCATGCCGTGCCGCATCATGCTCGTCGAGTACGGCAACGGCGACCGCTGGCTCGTTAGCATGGACATGACCCTGGCGATCCACGGCGGTTACGAGCTGCCCGAAGATATGCTGAAGATGGCCCTCTCCGTCAAAAAGGCGATGGATGAGATCCCGGCTCGCGCGGCGATCGGCGACTTCTAA